Genomic DNA from Desulfobaccales bacterium:
TTTACCAAGACGATGCTTGATCTGGCCGGATATCTTCCGGTCCGCGAACAGCAGACCCTCTTTGCCAAAAGCCGGATCTATCTTGGTAAAGGGAATGTTCCTTTTTCGGAATTCTATCCGCTGGGGGGCGAGGCGACCCTGCTTGGCTACGGCCGGAACCAATTCCTGGGGAAAGATCTGGTCTCGCTCCGGCTCGGTTACCGCTTTCCGGTCTATGTTCCGGCCAACCAGCTGATCGAGGGGGTATATTTATCCCTGTTACAAGATCTGGGGGTCAGCGGGCTGCAGGTCGATCAGATCAAATTTGAGAATGTAAAATACGGCAGCGGCGCGGAGATCCAGTTCAACACGATGCTGGGTCTGGCCGGCCGGGCCAATCTCGGCTTCGGCCAGGCGGCCTATTTCTACTTAGCGGTCGGTAATAACTTCTAGTTAAGGACGAACTTGCTGGTCGAAGCAGTCCCGCCGGCCGGGGACACGGTCAAAGCAAGATTATGTTATAATCCCGACATGGGTTTTACCCTCGGTATCGTCGGTTTGCCTAACGTCGGTAAATCGACCCTTTTTAATCTTCTGGCCCA
This window encodes:
- a CDS encoding GTPase, whose amino-acid sequence is MLVEAVPPAGDTVKARLCYNPDMGFTLGIVGLPNVGKSTLFNLLAQAKADVSNYPFTTIKPNVGVVAVPDERVAQIAAVVGSAKTVPTVIG